A part of Gemmatimonas groenlandica genomic DNA contains:
- a CDS encoding ankyrin repeat domain-containing protein, whose product MIDRNGVRIGVAGALVLLSGALSPMAAQDTKSVVRVATAKSETTPAARVAPAVAEAAMQGDIAKVRALLAQQSDVNVAQGDGMTALHWAADRGDVAMTALLLRSGAKLTGTTKNGGYTPLHVAARAGHGAIVQALLAAGADAKSLTATGATAMHLAAAAGDAASVKALLAKKADPNARESAWGQTPLMFAAAENRGEAARALLAGGADPSIRTKMVDLTEELARQQAAAKKRNEVLFSYLPQKTRDSIIDASAKAAEKLMADAAAARNRAAATAGMAVPAAAAPAPAPAPTAVAAPAVAAAPAPKADPALRGYKIGVAAPPTNDLTPAQIQQAIEAGRALFSSGPVAKTTESAELFEGQVAGYEATVGSMGGMTALHHAARQGNIDAALAILDGGAKIDEVTTSDSTTALLMAAINGHFDLAMALVKRGANVKIGSSAGLTPLYAALNTMWAPRSRYPQPQAVQTQKVTHLELMDAMLTAGADPNVRLKKNLWFFAFNNCGNANCGLEALDGTSPFWRAAYAVDVDAMKLLKDHGAIDTLPSVRPVAANRANRARLAGGAGGPGDGPAAYVMPPDIDSASKAVPAGIGIYPVHAAAGVGYGNGFAGNSHRHAADGWMPAMKYLVEVLHADVNQRDVNGYTPLHHAAARGDNEMIKYLVSKGADPKAVARNGMTTVDMANGPVQRLRPFPETIQLLEKLGAKNSHRCVAC is encoded by the coding sequence ATGATCGATCGAAACGGAGTCCGGATCGGTGTGGCTGGTGCGCTCGTGTTGTTGTCGGGCGCGCTCTCACCGATGGCGGCACAGGATACCAAGTCGGTGGTGCGGGTGGCGACGGCCAAGTCTGAAACGACGCCGGCCGCTCGGGTGGCACCAGCCGTCGCCGAAGCGGCCATGCAGGGCGACATCGCAAAGGTGCGCGCGTTGCTCGCGCAGCAGAGCGATGTGAACGTGGCGCAGGGCGACGGGATGACCGCGCTGCACTGGGCGGCCGATCGTGGCGATGTCGCGATGACCGCACTGTTGCTGCGTTCTGGCGCGAAGCTGACGGGTACCACCAAGAACGGCGGCTACACGCCGCTGCATGTGGCGGCGCGAGCCGGACATGGTGCGATCGTGCAAGCACTGCTGGCGGCCGGTGCCGATGCGAAGTCACTCACCGCGACAGGTGCGACCGCGATGCACCTCGCGGCGGCGGCCGGTGATGCGGCGTCGGTGAAGGCGTTGTTGGCGAAGAAGGCCGATCCCAATGCGCGCGAATCGGCGTGGGGGCAAACGCCGCTGATGTTCGCCGCAGCCGAGAATCGTGGCGAGGCGGCGCGCGCACTGTTGGCCGGTGGCGCGGATCCGTCGATCCGTACGAAGATGGTGGATCTCACTGAAGAGCTGGCGCGTCAGCAGGCCGCGGCCAAGAAGCGCAATGAAGTGCTCTTCTCGTATCTGCCGCAGAAGACGCGCGACTCCATCATCGATGCCTCGGCCAAGGCGGCGGAGAAGCTGATGGCCGATGCGGCGGCGGCGCGCAATCGTGCGGCGGCAACGGCGGGAATGGCCGTACCGGCGGCGGCCGCACCGGCACCGGCACCGGCTCCAACGGCTGTCGCGGCGCCAGCTGTCGCGGCGGCACCGGCCCCCAAAGCTGACCCCGCGTTGCGCGGCTACAAGATCGGCGTCGCCGCGCCTCCGACGAATGACCTCACGCCGGCGCAGATCCAACAGGCGATTGAGGCCGGTCGTGCGCTCTTCTCGTCAGGCCCGGTGGCCAAGACCACTGAGTCGGCCGAGTTGTTCGAAGGCCAGGTGGCCGGTTACGAAGCGACCGTGGGCAGCATGGGCGGTATGACGGCACTGCATCACGCCGCGCGTCAGGGCAATATCGATGCGGCGCTGGCGATTCTCGATGGCGGCGCGAAGATCGACGAAGTGACGACCAGTGACAGCACGACGGCGCTGTTGATGGCGGCGATCAACGGCCACTTCGATCTGGCGATGGCCCTGGTGAAGCGCGGCGCGAATGTGAAGATCGGCAGCAGTGCCGGCCTCACGCCGCTGTACGCCGCGCTGAACACGATGTGGGCGCCGCGCTCGCGCTACCCGCAACCGCAGGCGGTGCAGACCCAGAAGGTCACGCACCTCGAACTGATGGACGCGATGCTGACGGCCGGTGCGGATCCCAACGTCCGCCTCAAGAAAAATCTCTGGTTCTTTGCCTTCAACAACTGCGGCAACGCCAACTGTGGCCTCGAAGCGCTCGACGGGACGTCGCCGTTCTGGCGCGCCGCGTATGCGGTCGACGTCGACGCGATGAAGCTGCTGAAGGATCACGGCGCCATCGACACGTTGCCGTCGGTTCGTCCGGTGGCGGCCAATCGTGCCAACCGCGCGCGGCTGGCGGGTGGCGCCGGTGGTCCGGGTGATGGCCCGGCGGCGTATGTCATGCCGCCCGATATCGATTCGGCGTCGAAGGCCGTGCCAGCCGGTATCGGCATCTATCCCGTGCATGCCGCCGCCGGCGTTGGCTACGGCAACGGTTTCGCCGGCAATTCACATCGTCATGCCGCCGACGGGTGGATGCCCGCCATGAAGTATCTCGTAGAAGTGCTGCATGCCGACGTGAACCAGCGTGACGTGAATGGCTACACGCCGCTGCACCATGCCGCCGCGCGCGGCGACAACGAGATGATCAAGTATCTCGTGAGCAAGGGAGCCGATCCGAAGGCCGTGGCCCGTAATGGCATGACCACGGTGGACATGGCCAACGGTCCGGTACAGCGTCTGCGTCCGTTCCCGGAAACCATTCAGCTGCTCGAGAAGCTGGGTGCCAAGAACAGCCATCGCTGCGTGGCCTGCTGA
- a CDS encoding DUF1552 domain-containing protein has translation MSFMTQKALPRRTFLRNMSAVIALPYLDAMEPAGRFLAKVGGAGAPLTGHKRLVTIESVHGAAGSNTWGASKYLWAPKGVGRDFTLNPEGALAPMEAWKHKMSIISNTDVRMAEAFDAPEIGGDHFRSSAVFLTQSHPKQTQGSDLYVGTSFDQIVARKIGQDTPIPSMQLCIENLDQAGGCYYNYACAYTDTISWASPTEPLPMIRNPRAAFDLLFGAGTSNADRSARRKDNGSILDWVVGEMSSLKRELGATDRRRVDQYLENVRELERRIQKVEAKNVSGDERLLPEAPAGVPDSFEEHMKLMFDIQVLAFQSDMTRVFSFKTGRDASSRTFPESGTNKGFHPASHHGGRESAILEFNQINRYHMSMLPYFLQRLEETKEGDGTMLDNTTIMYGSPMADGNIHNHRRCPLLLMGGDSTLVPGGTHLRAPDGTPMADVMLSLLHKYNIEVPSFGDSLSPFALYA, from the coding sequence ATGTCGTTCATGACGCAGAAAGCCCTCCCTCGCCGCACCTTCCTTCGAAACATGAGTGCCGTCATTGCACTCCCGTATCTCGATGCGATGGAACCGGCCGGTCGTTTCCTGGCCAAGGTCGGCGGCGCTGGTGCGCCGCTCACCGGTCACAAGCGCCTCGTGACCATCGAATCGGTGCACGGTGCGGCCGGCTCGAACACCTGGGGCGCCTCGAAGTATCTGTGGGCGCCGAAGGGTGTCGGTCGCGACTTCACGCTCAACCCGGAAGGCGCGCTGGCGCCGATGGAAGCGTGGAAGCACAAGATGTCGATCATCAGCAACACCGACGTGCGCATGGCCGAGGCGTTCGATGCGCCGGAAATCGGCGGTGATCACTTCCGCTCCAGCGCGGTGTTTCTCACGCAGTCGCATCCGAAGCAGACGCAAGGCTCCGATCTGTATGTCGGCACGTCGTTCGACCAGATCGTGGCGCGCAAGATCGGTCAGGACACGCCGATCCCGTCGATGCAGCTGTGCATCGAGAATCTCGATCAGGCCGGCGGCTGCTACTACAACTATGCCTGCGCGTACACCGACACGATCAGCTGGGCCTCGCCCACTGAGCCGCTGCCGATGATTCGCAATCCGCGCGCGGCGTTCGATCTGCTCTTCGGCGCCGGTACGAGCAACGCCGACCGTTCCGCCCGCCGCAAGGACAACGGCAGCATTCTCGACTGGGTCGTCGGTGAGATGTCGTCGCTCAAGCGAGAGCTCGGCGCCACCGATCGTCGTCGCGTCGATCAGTATCTCGAGAACGTGCGCGAACTCGAGCGTCGCATCCAGAAGGTCGAAGCGAAGAATGTGAGCGGCGATGAGCGCCTGCTGCCGGAAGCGCCGGCCGGCGTGCCCGATTCGTTCGAAGAGCACATGAAGCTCATGTTCGACATCCAGGTGCTGGCGTTCCAGTCGGACATGACGCGCGTGTTCTCGTTCAAGACCGGACGTGACGCCTCCAGCCGCACGTTCCCGGAGTCGGGTACGAACAAGGGCTTCCACCCGGCGTCGCACCATGGTGGACGCGAGTCGGCGATTCTCGAGTTCAATCAGATCAACCGATATCACATGTCGATGCTGCCGTACTTCCTGCAGCGCCTCGAGGAGACGAAGGAAGGCGACGGTACGATGCTCGACAACACGACGATCATGTACGGCTCGCCGATGGCCGACGGCAACATCCACAACCATCGCCGCTGCCCGCTGCTGCTGATGGGCGGCGATTCGACGCTGGTGCCGGGTGGCACGCACCTTCGTGCGCCGGACGGTACGCCGATGGCCGACGTGATGTTGTCGCTGCTGCACAAGTACAACATCGAAGTGCCGAGCTTCGGTGACAGCCTGTCGCCGTTCGCGCTCTACGCGTGA
- a CDS encoding VOC family protein — translation MPIVTERLLNRPVWFDLSTSDLPAAKALYAELFGWTFGDSPAELGFYTMAFAKGIPAAAIAPKMPGQEAAPVAWTVYFGVTDADATLARITANGGTVMVPPMAIPPDLGRMAIAIDPGGAVFGLWEHGTFHGAGVEGEHGTMCWTEVACRNAAANSTFYTSVFSLTAQRLPGDAVEYYILHDGEPGVAGVMQMDAAWEGIPPYWMPYFAVDSLAAANATLTKHGGKIVNGPIPSPYGKIIVAQDAHGAVFSYMSQND, via the coding sequence ATGCCTATCGTGACGGAGCGCCTCCTCAATCGGCCGGTCTGGTTCGACTTGTCGACATCCGACTTGCCGGCGGCCAAGGCGCTGTACGCCGAGCTGTTCGGCTGGACGTTCGGCGACTCGCCGGCCGAGCTGGGCTTTTATACCATGGCCTTCGCCAAGGGGATCCCGGCGGCGGCAATCGCCCCGAAGATGCCGGGACAGGAGGCCGCCCCGGTCGCCTGGACGGTGTACTTCGGCGTCACCGACGCCGACGCGACGCTCGCCCGCATCACGGCCAACGGCGGCACGGTGATGGTGCCGCCCATGGCGATCCCGCCCGACCTGGGGCGCATGGCGATCGCCATCGACCCCGGCGGCGCGGTGTTCGGCCTCTGGGAGCACGGCACTTTCCATGGTGCCGGCGTCGAAGGTGAGCACGGCACGATGTGCTGGACTGAAGTGGCGTGCCGCAACGCTGCCGCCAACTCGACCTTCTACACGTCGGTGTTCAGCCTCACGGCGCAGCGCCTCCCCGGCGACGCCGTGGAGTACTACATCCTCCACGACGGCGAACCCGGCGTGGCCGGCGTCATGCAAATGGACGCCGCCTGGGAAGGCATCCCACCCTACTGGATGCCGTACTTCGCGGTGGACTCCCTCGCCGCCGCCAACGCCACGCTCACGAAGCACGGCGGAAAGATCGTGAACGGCCCGATCCCGAGCCCGTACGGCAAGATCATCGTCGCGCAGGACGCGCATGGTGCGGTGTTCTCGTATATGAGCCAGAACGACTGA
- a CDS encoding TetR/AcrR family transcriptional regulator, translating to MPHASSPKIDALLDASFGVFMRFGYRKTSVQDVADAAQLSRQGLYLHFPSKELLFRATVEHAMTRAYRDGVTALGGDEPLDARIVNGFDAWMGRFVGIANTDASDLLDAAHLLSGSPVFEYEARFIAAVAGHFAASPLAAYYAPLALTPAHLAETLYAVARGYKHTLITREEFLQRVALSVRTVCAPLLLS from the coding sequence ATGCCGCACGCCAGTTCCCCCAAGATCGACGCGCTTCTCGACGCCTCGTTCGGGGTGTTCATGCGCTTCGGCTACCGGAAGACCTCCGTGCAGGATGTGGCCGATGCGGCCCAGCTCTCCCGGCAGGGGCTGTACCTCCACTTCCCGAGTAAGGAACTGCTGTTTCGCGCCACTGTCGAGCACGCGATGACCCGCGCGTATCGCGACGGAGTGACGGCACTCGGCGGCGATGAACCACTCGACGCGCGCATCGTGAATGGGTTCGATGCGTGGATGGGCCGTTTCGTCGGTATCGCCAACACGGACGCCTCCGACTTGCTCGACGCCGCGCACCTGCTCAGTGGCTCGCCGGTGTTCGAGTACGAAGCACGATTTATCGCGGCCGTGGCCGGTCACTTTGCCGCATCGCCGCTGGCCGCCTACTACGCACCGCTCGCGCTCACGCCGGCGCATCTGGCCGAGACGCTGTATGCGGTGGCCCGAGGCTACAAGCACACCCTGATCACCCGCGAGGAATTTCTGCAACGGGTCGCGCTCTCGGTGCGCACGGTGTGCGCGCCCTTGCTGCTGTCATGA
- a CDS encoding MBL fold metallo-hydrolase produces MSTAVASGWSAFGANRFGSSTGTAASSVQRAARRAQSPQYRGGKFVNSDPLVDDMIGGVRGLFSRSATSSPAESLPVNTTVPGVPDNAKQFRVTWYGHSSVSVEVEGLRVLIDPMWSQRPSPFTWIGPERWYAPPATLPSMQPVDVVLISHDHYDHLDQRTLVEIAVNPANRHTRFLVPLGVGAHLEHWGIAVDRITELDWWEQVRIGEATFTCAPARHASGRTLFDRDATLWAGWAIAATEQRLYYSGDTGMMPAFREIGEKLGPFDVTLMQIGAYGDAWPDWHLTPEQAITAHGMLRGRTLLPVHWGLFNLAYHSWREPIDRLMTAGAAQRITIATPRPGEAVTIGDTVPIHAWWTGTR; encoded by the coding sequence GTGTCTACGGCTGTCGCTTCCGGCTGGAGCGCCTTCGGCGCGAATCGATTCGGCTCGAGCACGGGCACCGCTGCGTCATCGGTGCAGCGCGCCGCGCGCAGGGCGCAGTCCCCGCAGTATCGCGGCGGTAAGTTCGTGAACAGCGACCCGTTGGTGGACGACATGATCGGTGGCGTTCGCGGACTGTTCTCACGCAGCGCCACCTCATCACCGGCCGAGTCGCTGCCCGTGAACACAACCGTGCCCGGCGTGCCAGACAACGCGAAGCAGTTCCGCGTCACGTGGTACGGTCACTCGTCGGTGAGCGTGGAAGTGGAAGGGCTGCGTGTGCTGATCGACCCCATGTGGAGCCAGCGGCCATCGCCGTTCACGTGGATCGGACCGGAACGATGGTATGCGCCGCCAGCCACGCTGCCATCCATGCAGCCGGTGGACGTCGTGCTGATCTCGCACGATCACTACGACCATCTCGATCAGCGCACACTGGTCGAGATCGCGGTCAATCCGGCCAATCGTCACACGCGCTTTCTGGTGCCGTTAGGGGTGGGCGCACATCTGGAGCACTGGGGCATTGCGGTCGATCGCATCACGGAGCTGGACTGGTGGGAGCAGGTCCGCATCGGCGAGGCCACGTTCACCTGCGCGCCAGCGCGTCATGCCTCGGGGCGCACGTTGTTCGACCGCGATGCCACGTTGTGGGCCGGCTGGGCAATCGCGGCAACGGAACAGCGCCTGTATTACTCGGGCGACACGGGCATGATGCCGGCCTTCCGGGAGATCGGCGAGAAGCTTGGCCCCTTCGACGTGACACTCATGCAGATCGGCGCGTATGGCGACGCCTGGCCCGACTGGCATCTCACGCCCGAGCAGGCGATCACCGCGCACGGCATGCTACGCGGACGCACGCTGCTGCCGGTGCATTGGGGCTTGTTCAATCTCGCCTATCATTCGTGGCGCGAGCCCATCGATCGACTCATGACCGCCGGCGCCGCGCAACGGATCACGATCGCCACGCCGCGTCCTGGTGAAGCGGTCACGATCGGCGATACCGTGCCGATCCACGCATGGTGGACCGGCACGCGTTAA
- a CDS encoding 2-dehydropantoate 2-reductase — protein MTNTDTAARQLDRLRVAVVGAGAIGGVLGARLQQAGHDVVFIARGATLAALQTRGLILESIDGDLTLPSVQCTDDPGTVGVVDVVLVCVKATQIANLARSLRPLVGPATAVIPVQNGVEASQLLAAELGDGNVLEGLGRVLVEQVAPGHIRHTAVTPIIEFGPRAGAPVHAAAYAQISRFAAALRGAGLVAQMPDDMGVAQWEKFLFIEPIGAVGAAARVSFGVVRSVPASRALIDAALYEVRNVGRAVGVEWPADAIDRVWARYDSLPADGSTSLQRDLMAERPSEFEAQTGAVVRIGRAHGVPTPVHDVLYAVLLPTAQSAMH, from the coding sequence GTGACGAATACCGACACGGCGGCGCGCCAGCTGGACCGGCTGCGCGTCGCCGTCGTCGGGGCGGGTGCCATTGGCGGCGTGCTCGGTGCCCGTCTTCAACAGGCCGGCCACGACGTCGTATTCATCGCGCGCGGCGCCACGCTGGCGGCGCTCCAGACGCGCGGTCTCATCCTCGAAAGCATCGACGGCGATCTCACGTTGCCGTCGGTCCAATGCACCGACGATCCCGGGACGGTCGGTGTCGTTGACGTTGTGCTCGTGTGCGTGAAGGCCACGCAGATCGCGAACCTCGCGCGGTCGCTCCGGCCGTTGGTCGGGCCAGCGACGGCGGTGATTCCCGTCCAGAACGGGGTCGAGGCCAGCCAACTCCTGGCCGCCGAGCTGGGTGACGGCAACGTGCTCGAGGGGCTGGGCCGGGTGCTGGTCGAACAGGTGGCCCCCGGACACATCCGCCACACGGCCGTGACGCCGATCATCGAGTTCGGTCCGCGGGCCGGTGCGCCCGTGCATGCGGCGGCCTACGCCCAGATCTCCCGGTTCGCCGCCGCCCTTCGCGGCGCCGGACTCGTCGCCCAGATGCCCGATGACATGGGCGTGGCGCAGTGGGAGAAGTTCCTGTTCATCGAACCCATCGGCGCCGTCGGCGCCGCGGCGCGCGTATCGTTCGGTGTCGTACGATCGGTGCCCGCGTCGCGGGCGTTGATCGATGCCGCGCTCTACGAAGTGCGAAACGTGGGTCGGGCCGTTGGTGTCGAGTGGCCAGCCGACGCGATCGACCGCGTCTGGGCGCGCTACGATAGTCTGCCGGCGGACGGTTCGACGTCGCTGCAACGCGATCTCATGGCCGAACGGCCGTCGGAATTCGAAGCGCAAACGGGCGCCGTGGTGCGCATCGGTCGCGCGCATGGCGTACCGACGCCCGTGCACGACGTGCTCTACGCCGTGCTGCTGCCGACCGCGCAGAGCGCCATGCACTGA
- a CDS encoding GxxExxY protein gives MSELLHGEITHDIIGAFYDTYNALGWGYPESIYANAMPIALSKRGMSFEREVSLRVVLEGVVLGEFRADLVIAGKVIVELKACERIIAAHEAQLISYLKASNCHIGLLLNFGPKAELRRIIWTDDFRVLKDR, from the coding sequence ATGAGCGAACTGCTACACGGCGAGATCACCCACGACATCATCGGTGCGTTTTACGACACCTATAACGCACTGGGGTGGGGATATCCGGAAAGTATCTATGCGAACGCGATGCCGATTGCACTCTCCAAGCGTGGCATGTCGTTTGAGCGCGAAGTCTCTCTTCGCGTCGTCCTCGAGGGCGTCGTGCTCGGCGAGTTCCGCGCCGACCTCGTCATCGCGGGGAAGGTCATCGTCGAATTGAAGGCCTGCGAACGTATCATCGCCGCGCACGAAGCGCAGTTGATCAGCTATCTCAAAGCGTCGAACTGCCACATCGGGCTGCTGCTCAACTTCGGGCCAAAGGCCGAGCTTCGCCGGATCATCTGGACCGATGATTTTCGTGTGCTGAAGGATCGTTAA
- a CDS encoding DUF1592 domain-containing protein — protein sequence MKLLLALSGMITSVTMMASSSTSDPVITKSTTPSSHAIIASSVSTTIGTRPSRLPATHPVLHPMRATNGTGRAFTRESAGARGITMGALDDVVQRYCAGCHNPTQRRGNLDLKSYSVTSANAALPTSEKMIRKLRAQMMPPPGSKRPTGDTLDALVETLERVVDGAAPVNPGTRTFQRLNRPEYERVIRDLLSLEVTSGDWLPLDTKSANFDNISDVQSLSPTLLEGYLNAAAAVSRMAIGDRKAPVGQATYKTSPFASQHPWDHVDGTPYGTRGGLVLLHTFPADGEYEFRLNVGGGVGRPVEDLDVSIDGERVALLRYDRGIARNGESADAPLGADYIRSEPIKVKAGQRKVSVAFAKSAEGPYEDLIKPHEWSRASSGTGAAGTTEPPPLMEVFVAGPYRVTGVSDSPSRKRVFTCAPTAATQQRACAEQIFTRLGTRAYRRPLTANDKASLMKFYDQGAKNGGDNAFEEGVRLGLQAMLASPYFVFRFEKEPTTTAAGTDYNIDDLELATRLSFFLWSTIPDDRLLAAARTKTLHTPAVFQAQVKRMLADPRADALATRFAAQWLRLQDLEKVHPDAFLFPDFDLKLAQSMQRETELFFEDVVRNDRSVLTMFTADSTFVNERLAKHYGIPNVTGEGFRKVAYADDQRRGVLGHGSVLVQTSLGNRTSPVLRGKWVMEVLLGTPPPPPPPNIPDLEQTAGSKDGKQLTTRERMEMHRANPTCRSCHNFMDPIGLALDNFDVTGKLRYRENGALLDTRGQLYDGTALTTPIDLSKALLKRPVPLMRNFTENLMAYALGRRVEDYDQTTVRTITRDAERNKYKFSSFVMGVVNSKAFHSKRAEPVSADASQN from the coding sequence ATGAAGCTTTTGCTCGCGTTGTCCGGAATGATCACGTCGGTGACGATGATGGCATCGTCGTCGACGTCCGATCCGGTCATCACCAAATCCACGACGCCGTCATCGCACGCTATCATCGCGAGCTCGGTGTCCACGACGATTGGCACGCGGCCAAGCCGCCTGCCCGCCACGCATCCGGTGTTGCATCCGATGCGCGCCACCAACGGCACGGGGCGCGCGTTCACGCGTGAATCTGCCGGTGCGCGCGGGATCACGATGGGTGCGCTCGACGATGTCGTGCAGCGCTACTGTGCCGGGTGCCACAACCCCACGCAGCGTCGCGGCAATCTCGACCTCAAGAGCTACTCGGTCACGTCGGCCAATGCCGCGTTGCCGACCTCGGAGAAGATGATCCGCAAGCTGCGCGCGCAGATGATGCCGCCGCCGGGATCGAAGCGTCCCACCGGCGATACCCTCGACGCGCTCGTCGAGACGCTCGAACGCGTGGTCGATGGCGCCGCACCGGTGAATCCCGGCACGCGCACCTTCCAGCGGTTGAATCGCCCTGAGTATGAGCGTGTCATCCGTGACTTGCTGAGCCTCGAAGTGACCTCCGGCGATTGGCTGCCGCTCGACACCAAGAGCGCGAACTTCGACAACATCTCCGACGTGCAGTCGCTGTCGCCGACGTTGCTCGAGGGCTACCTCAACGCCGCCGCCGCGGTCAGCCGCATGGCGATCGGTGATCGCAAGGCGCCAGTCGGTCAGGCCACGTACAAGACGTCGCCGTTCGCGTCACAGCATCCGTGGGATCATGTCGACGGCACGCCGTACGGCACGCGCGGGGGACTGGTGCTGCTGCACACCTTCCCGGCCGATGGCGAGTACGAATTCCGGCTCAATGTCGGCGGTGGCGTCGGTCGCCCGGTAGAAGACCTCGACGTCTCCATCGACGGCGAGCGCGTGGCGCTGCTGCGCTACGATCGTGGCATTGCGCGCAACGGCGAATCGGCCGACGCACCGCTGGGCGCCGACTACATCCGCAGCGAACCGATCAAGGTGAAGGCGGGACAGCGCAAGGTGTCCGTCGCTTTCGCGAAATCGGCCGAAGGACCGTACGAAGACCTGATCAAGCCGCATGAGTGGTCGCGCGCGTCGAGTGGCACCGGCGCCGCCGGGACCACCGAGCCGCCGCCGCTCATGGAAGTGTTCGTCGCGGGCCCGTATCGCGTCACCGGCGTCTCCGACTCGCCCAGCCGCAAGCGCGTCTTCACCTGCGCACCCACGGCCGCCACGCAGCAGCGCGCCTGCGCCGAACAGATCTTCACGCGACTCGGCACGCGCGCCTATCGTCGTCCGCTCACGGCGAACGACAAGGCGAGCCTGATGAAGTTCTACGATCAGGGCGCCAAGAACGGCGGTGACAACGCCTTTGAAGAAGGCGTGCGACTGGGATTGCAGGCCATGCTCGCCAGCCCGTACTTCGTGTTCCGCTTCGAGAAGGAGCCGACCACCACGGCCGCGGGCACCGACTACAACATCGACGATCTCGAACTCGCCACGCGTCTCTCGTTCTTCCTGTGGAGCACCATCCCCGACGATCGCCTGCTGGCGGCTGCGCGCACGAAGACGCTGCATACGCCGGCCGTGTTCCAGGCGCAGGTGAAGCGCATGCTGGCCGATCCGCGCGCCGACGCGTTGGCCACGCGCTTCGCCGCGCAGTGGCTGCGCCTGCAGGACCTCGAGAAAGTGCACCCCGACGCGTTCCTGTTCCCCGACTTCGATCTCAAGCTCGCGCAGTCGATGCAGCGCGAAACGGAGTTGTTCTTCGAAGACGTGGTGCGCAACGATCGCAGCGTGCTCACCATGTTCACGGCCGATTCGACCTTCGTGAACGAGCGACTGGCGAAGCACTACGGCATTCCGAATGTGACCGGAGAAGGCTTCCGCAAAGTGGCGTACGCCGACGACCAGCGTCGTGGTGTGCTCGGACACGGCAGCGTGCTGGTACAGACATCGCTGGGCAACCGCACGTCGCCGGTGCTGCGCGGCAAGTGGGTGATGGAAGTGCTGCTCGGCACGCCGCCACCACCGCCTCCACCGAATATCCCCGACCTCGAACAGACCGCCGGCTCCAAAGATGGCAAGCAGCTCACGACGCGCGAACGCATGGAAATGCACCGCGCCAATCCGACCTGCCGTTCGTGCCACAACTTCATGGATCCGATCGGACTCGCGCTCGACAACTTCGACGTGACCGGCAAGCTGCGCTATCGCGAGAACGGCGCGCTGCTGGATACGCGCGGTCAGTTGTACGATGGCACGGCGCTGACCACGCCGATCGATCTCAGCAAGGCACTCCTCAAGCGGCCGGTGCCGCTGATGCGAAACTTCACCGAGAACCTGATGGCGTACGCGTTGGGGCGTCGTGTCGAAGACTACGACCAGACCACGGTGCGCACGATCACGCGCGATGCCGAACGCAATAAGTACAAGTTCTCGTCGTTCGTGATGGGTGTGGTGAACAGCAAGGCCTTCCATAGCAAGCGCGCCGAGCCGGTCTCGGCTGATGCGTCTCAAAACTGA
- a CDS encoding creatininase family protein — protein MTRGILSRTPHCAALRVSILGAALASAVASVALSGSASAQGAAASEAQRDPRNRGGGTCTANPYNCVDAVNPLPAPNTVWIEEMTWMDVRDALKAGKTTAIIATGGMEPNGPWLVTGKHNYVLHTNCEAIAWKLGNALCAPIVKFVPEGNISPASGHMASPGTISMREETFRMLLTDLVHSLKAHGFTRIILIGDSGGNQAGQRWVADSLTKIWQGAPIVAHIQEYYDYASVAKHMEQFGVNQTVAEGLHDDPEISLNMFIDDPKSIRYDARAKAKKLTINGVSLADRKKATEWAKQIVEFRTKVTVEAIEKATANKGTLPAPPRRTGGN, from the coding sequence ATGACCCGAGGCATTCTCTCGCGCACTCCACATTGCGCCGCGCTCCGCGTCTCGATCCTGGGCGCCGCGCTGGCCAGCGCCGTGGCGTCCGTTGCACTCAGCGGGAGCGCCAGCGCGCAGGGTGCCGCCGCCAGCGAGGCCCAGCGTGATCCACGCAACCGAGGTGGCGGCACGTGCACCGCGAATCCGTACAACTGCGTCGATGCCGTGAATCCGCTGCCAGCGCCGAACACGGTGTGGATCGAAGAGATGACCTGGATGGACGTGCGTGACGCGCTGAAGGCCGGGAAGACCACGGCCATCATCGCGACCGGCGGTATGGAGCCGAACGGTCCGTGGTTGGTCACGGGCAAGCACAACTACGTGCTGCATACGAACTGCGAAGCCATTGCCTGGAAGCTTGGCAATGCACTCTGTGCACCGATCGTGAAGTTCGTGCCCGAAGGCAACATCAGCCCGGCCAGCGGACACATGGCGTCGCCCGGCACTATCAGCATGCGCGAAGAGACGTTCCGCATGCTGCTCACGGATCTCGTGCACAGCCTCAAGGCACATGGCTTCACCCGGATCATTCTGATCGGTGATAGCGGCGGCAATCAGGCAGGACAGCGTTGGGTGGCCGACTCGCTCACGAAGATCTGGCAGGGCGCGCCGATCGTGGCGCACATCCAGGAGTACTACGACTACGCCAGCGTGGCGAAGCACATGGAGCAGTTCGGCGTCAATCAGACGGTCGCCGAAGGACTGCACGATGATCCGGAGATCTCGCTCAACATGTTCATCGACGATCCGAAGTCGATCCGCTACGACGCGCGCGCGAAGGCGAAGAAGCTGACGATCAATGGGGTGTCGCTCGCCGACCGCAAGAAGGCGACCGAGTGGGCGAAGCAGATCGTGGAGTTCCGCACGAAGGTCACGGTGGAGGCCATTGAAAAGGCCACGGCGAACAAGGGAACGTTGCCGGCCCCGCCGCGTCGCACCGGCGGAAACTGA